In the Sandaracinus amylolyticus genome, AGGGGCTGCGCGCCGAGCCCGACGTGTGGCACGCGATCGCGCACTTCCTGTCGCTCTCGCGCACCCGCGGGACGTGGCCGCGCTTGCTCGAGGAGGTCGCGGTCGCGCGGTACTTCACCGGGGCGCGTGCGGGGCGCGGCGCGGGATCGATCGCGATGATGCGCGACGTGCCGGGCGAGGTGCCGGTGGCGCGCGTGGAGTGGGCGCGACTGCCGCGCTCGCCGTACCGCGGTGAGCTCGAGCTGGAGCCCGGCGGGAGCGCGTACGTGAGCGTCGACGTACGCGGCGCGCCCGAGGGATCGCGGCTGCGCGTGTGGCTCCGCGGCGAGCACGGCGTGACCTGGTCGATGGTCGCGGTGCGGCTCGATGCGAGCGGGCGAGAGCTCGGGCGGATGCGTACGCCGATTCGTCGCGAGCCGCGCGCGTATCTACCGGTCGAGCTCGACGCGAACGTCGCCGAGGTGCTCGTCGTGATCACGAACGTGTCGTGGCGTCGGCCCGACGCCGACGAGCCCGACGAGAACGTGCGCGGGTTCCGCGTGGTCGTGGATCGGGCGGTGGAGAGCCAGTAGGACGGATCCGAAAGAGCCGTCGTGGACGGCGGTGGGATCCGTCAGCGTCGGCGCGCGAGCAGCGCGAGCGCGATCACGATCCACACGAGCGAGCCGTCGCGGGTGGTGCCGATCGCGCACTGCATCCCTCCGCGCGGCACTGCGACGCCACGCGGGCTCTCGTCGACGCGCACTTCGATCGTCGATGCGCCGATCGCGACGCCGTTCGCCTCGCCTTCGATCACGAGGTGCTCGCCCGCGGGTGCGTCGATGGTGAACGCCGCGTCGGCGCGGCCGTGCGCGATCGCGGCGCGCGCGAGCACGCGACCGTTCGCGCGCAGCACGAGCTCCCCGCCGTGCACCTGCTCGCCCGCGACGTCGATCACGCGCACGATCGCGTGCACGTCGGTCGCGCGGGGCAGCGCGATCGTGCGGGTGAGCGAGACCGCGCTCCTCGCTGGATCGATCGTGCGCGCCACGTCGGGCGCGAGGCGCGCGTCGAGCCACCGATCGAGGCGGAGCACGCCCGCGCCGCGGGTGTCGGTCCACGCGTCGGTCGCGTCGGCCGTGGTCGTGAGGAGCGCGCGATCGCGCGCGAGATCGGCGGGTGCGGTCGAGAGCGCGAGCGCGTACGCGCCCGCGACGACTGCGGCGGCGGCCGAGCTCCCTTCGATCACCAGGTGGGTCTCGTCGACGCGTCGACGATCGAGCACGGGGCGCGAGCCGCCGATCAGGTTCCAGGGATCGTCGGGCTCGAGATCGCTCGAGAGCGCGGCCGCGAAGAAGCCTCCGGGCGCGATCACGTCGGGGCGCGCCTGGCCGGTGGCCGAGGGCCCGCGCGCCGAGAACGCCGCGCTCCCGTCGTCGCGCGCCTCGAGCGAGAGCTCGCCGTGCCGCGCTCGCGCGATCGACGCGCCGACCGCGATCAGCTCGGGCGAGGTCGCGGGGATCGTGACCGACTCGCCGGGGACGACGTGCAGCCCTTCGAGCGCGGGCGTGCCGAGCGTGGGCCCGAGGTGGGCATCGACGATCCACGCATCGAACGGCGCGTCGCGTCCCGTGACGACGAGCTGGTAGTCGCCCGCGTGCAGCACTGCGTTCGTGCCGCCACCACCGATCACCGCGCGCACCGCGTCGGGATCGCGCGCGTCGAGCAGCAGATATCCGCCGGCGTGCGCAGTCATCGCGAGCTCGCCGTCGCGCGCCCGCAGCGAGGCTCCGTTCGGCGCGATCCACGACACGTCGCGCGCGCCGCGCACCACGATCGCGACCCAGTGCTCGCCGTCGGTGCGCGGCGTCGGCACGTGGACCCCGATGCGCGCCGGCGCGCCCGGCAGCGCGCGCCCGGTCGCGTGGATCGCGCGGTCCCCGTCGTTGCCCGCGGCGACGATCAGCGCGTGTCCTTCGCGCGCGATCGCGGTGAGCGCGCGCGAGAGCGGCTCGTCGCCGTCGTGCGTTCCGTCGTGCCCGCCGAGTGCGAGCAGCGCGACGGTGCGCGAGGGATCCTCGGCGAGCGCGAAGCAGAGCTCGGCGCCGCGCGCGACGTCGTCGTCCTCGAAGCCCGCGGCATCGGCGCGCAGCGCGCGCACGACGATCAGCGAGGCGCGTGGTGCCACGCCGGCGAGCGGACCGGGCTCGTCTCCGTCGCTGTCGTCTCCCGCGGCGATCGATGCGATCGCGGTGCCGTGGCCGTGGCGGTCGCCGGGCAGCGGTGTGCCCGCCGCGAGCGCGGCGTCGATGCGTGTGCTCGCGTGGATCGCGACGCCGTGGCGCGCCTCGAGCTCGGCGTGATCGCCGGTCGGCGTGGAGGACTCGAGATCGACGAGCCAGCGGATGCGCGTGTGTCCCTCGGCGTCGCGCAGGTCGCGATGTCGTGCGTCGACCCCGGTGTCGATCACGCAGATCGTCGCGCCCTCACCGAGCGTGCCGTGGCGGGACCACGCGAGCGGTGCGCCTGCAGCGTCGGACGCCGAGAGCAGCGGCTGGCGCGGATAACGCGGCGCATCGAGCGCACGCATCAGACGCGGGGGCTGCGCGCGCGCCGTGCCCGACATCAGCACGAGCGCGACGGCGACGGCGAGCCGCGCGCGCATCAGCGCTTCGACTTCTTCGGCGGCGTCGCGCGCAGCACCTCGATCGTCTTCTCGAGGCGGCGCGCGCGCGTCACCGCGACGAAGTGCTGGCCGTCTCGCGGACTCATCGCCGCGAAGTGGCCGCCATGCGGCACCGGCTCGAGCGCTGCGGTGAAGCGCTGCATCGAGCCGATGTCTACCACGTCGGCTGACGACCTCAGCGGCGCGCGCGACGGCGCCGGCGGCGCTTCATCACGGTCTCGCCGTCGCCCTCGGGGTGCGCTGCCTCGGCGTGGAGATCGGGCATCTTCTGGCCGCGCGCGGCGTGCTCGAGCTCGAAGAGCTGCACCGCCTCTTCGAAGAAGTCGCGGCGCGTGAGCGGCGCGTGGCGCCCGGCGCGCAGGCGTCGCTGCGAGCCGATGATCGCGCGCATGCGCTCCTTCATGCGGCGCGGCACCGCGAGCGACTCGGTGACCTCGTGCATGAAGTCTTCGTAGGCGACGCTGGGATCCTTCGCGCCCTCGATCGCCTCTTCGATCGGACCGAGCAGCAGCGCGCCGAGCAGCACCGAGTCGCTGGGCACGCGCTTGTTGCGCACGGCCGCGTCGATCGCGTCGAGGCGTCCCCAGAGCAGCTTCGAGCGCGGCGCGTCGTCGTCGAGGAACGACGCGAGCTCGGGCAGCACCACCGAGAGCACGCCCATCTCCCACGCCAGCCAGATCGAGCGGTGCGCCGCGCCGCCGCGCAGGAGCCGCAGGATCTCCTCGAGCAGGCGGGGCTTCGCGGCCTTCAGGAGCTCCTCGCGCTGCGCGACCATCGCGTCGTAGCAGTCGGGATCGATGCCGAGATCGAGGCGCGCCGAGAACTTGATCGCGCGCAGGATGCGCACCGGATCTTCGCGGAACCGCACGTCGGGCAGGCCGATCGTGTTGATCGCGCGGCGCTCGAGATCGCGCAGGCCGCCGACGTAGTCGATCACCTCGCCGCGCTCGACGTCGTAGAAGAGCCCGTTGATCGTGAAGTCGCGGCGCAGCGCGTCCTCGTGCGGCTCACCGAAGACGTTGTCGTTGCGGATGAGCAGGTCCGCGTCGTCGTCGCGCGCCTTCATCGCGGGGCGCAGCACGGTCGGCACGTCGAGCTCACCGCTCTCGATCGCCTCGCGTGCCTCCTCGGCCTCCGCGACGAACGTGTCCTCGTCGGCCGCGGCCGTGGGATCGCGGCGGAACGTGGCGGTCTCGATGACCTTCCCGCCGCCGAAGAGGATGTGCGCGAGCCGGAAGCGACGGCCGATGATCCGGCAGTTGCGGAAGAGCTGCTTGACCTCGTGCGGCCGCGCGCTGGTCGCGACGTCGAAGTCCTTCGCCTTGCGGCCGAGGAGCAGGTCGCGGACGCAGCCGCCGACGAGGTAGGCGCGGAAGCCGTTGCGGTGCAGGCGGCGCAGCACCTTGAGCGCGTCCTCGTCGAGGTGCTCCGAGGGGAACGCGCGGCGATGGATCGTCGGCTTGGGGCCGGTGGTCGGGAGCGGCGGGAGCTCGGGGACGCGCGTGGGCGCGGATCGCGGATCACGATCGCGCGGGCGATCGCGGCGGTCCCGATCGCGCTCCCGCTGGCGCGTCGCGCGATCCGCGGCGCGCAGCTCGCGGACGATCGCGAGGTCGGCCTCGGTCACGGCGTCGGGATCGCCGTACGCGAAGAGCTCCGCGCGCTCGCTCGGGGCGAGCTCGGTCTGCGCGATCTCGCTCGGCGCCACGTCGGGCTCCGGTGCCTCGATCTCGACGACCGCGGTCTCGACCAGGAGCGCGACCTCGGCCGCGACGATCTCGGGCTCGGAGGGCGCGGCCTCGATCGCATCGGGCTCGGCGGCGGCGATCGGCGGCGGGCGGCGGCTGCGACGGCGGCGCTCGGCGGGGCGGGGCGCCTCGGGCGCGGCCTCGGCGACCTCCGCCGCTTCGGCAGGCGCGTCGGCGATCTCTTCGACGGGCTTCTTGCGGCGCGTGCGCTTCTTCTTCGCAGGCTCGGCCGCTTCGGCGACGGGTTCGGCCGCGGGCGGGGGAGGGCGGCGGCTTCGCGATCGTCGCGCGCGGGGCACGCCGTTGGTCACCGACGAAGAGCCGTTCGCATCGCGCTCGCCTGCCGCTGCTTCGTTCGACGCGTCGTCGGACGCCAGGTCAGCGCGCGGGTCGGGCTCGGGGTTCGAGGAATCCATGAATCGGGTCAGCCCGTTCGCCGACGTCTCGGCGACAGCACGATCCCCGCGTTTCCCGCGCTCCGAAACAGCACCTTCGGCCGAACGGGGCGAACCGGACCCGGCGGGGAATGCGGGGCCAGACCGACCTGTAGCAGTGCTCCGTTCCGGGGGCAACGGGCCCCGATCCTGCTCGGACGTGGAGGCCGTTCGCGATCGATCGGGAAAATCAGCGTGATTTCGCATGATTGCGCGCTCGCCCCAGCGCGGCTCGGCCGGGGCGGCGGCCCGCTCCCCCTCGCCCAACGGCGGGCACGCTCGCGATCTTGGACCCCCGGCGAGCTCAGCCCAGCGTCTTCCGGAAACGGGTCGCGGCGAGCGCCGCGAGCGTCCCGCCGATCGCCGCGAGCGCGAGGATCTCGGGCAGCACGTCCTCGGGCCCCGCGCCGCGCAGCAGCACCGCGCGCATCGCGATCGCGTAGTGCCGGAGCGGGTTCACCAGCGTGAGCGGCTGCAGCCACGAGGGCATCGCGTGGATGGGCGTCATGATCCCGGAGAGCAGCGCCGCCGGGAGCATGAAGAGGAAGCCGCCCATGAACGCCTGCTGCTGGGTGCGGCTGATCGTCGAGATGAGCAGGCCCGCGCTCAGCGTCGCGACGAGATAGAGAAGCGTCACGCCCGAGAGCAGCACGAGCGAGCCGCGGATCGGCATGTCGAACGCGTACGCGCCGACCGCCATCGCGAGGCCGAAGTCGAAGAGACCGATCGCCGCGAAGGGGAGCATCTTGCCCGCGATGAGCACGGGCGGGCGCACCGGCGTGACGAGCACCTGCTCGAGCGTGCCGCTCTCGCGCTCTCGGGCGAGGCCCATCGCGGTGATGATCGTCGTCACGACGAGCAGGAGCATCGCCATGATGCCGGGCACCATGTAGACGGGCGTGCGGAGGCGCGGGTTGTAGAGGACGCGCGCCTCGAGCGTGGGCGGCGGCGTGAAGCGCGGCGCGGATGCGCCGAGGCGCGCGAGGCGCTCGCCGATCGCTTCGCGGGCCGCGACCTGCGAGAAGCGCGACGCGGCGTTGGCGGCGACGCTGCTCTTGTTGGGGTTCGTGCCGTCGACGATCACCTGCACCGCGGCGGGCTCGCCCTGCACGCCGCGCGCGATGCGCCGCGCGAAGTCCTGCTCGATCACGACTGCGGCCGCGGCACGGCCGGTGACCAGCGCGCGCGCGGCCTCGTCGGCGGTGAGCGCTTCGCCCGCGAGCTCGAGCGTGCGATCGGCGAGCAGGCGCTGCACGAACGTGCGCGACGCGGCGCTGCGATCGTGATCGACGACGACGGTGGGGACGCGATCGATCTCGAAGCTCACCGCGTTGCCGAAGATGACGAGCTGCAGGACCGGCGCCGCGATGAGCAGCACCATCATGCGCTTGTCGCGCAGGGTCTGGCACACCTCCTTGGTCACCACGGCGCGGAGCGCGGCGAGCATCACGCGATCTCCCGCTTGAAGCGGCGCGTCGCGATCGCGAGCACGACCGTCGCGAAGATGGCGAGCGCGAGCACGTCGCCCCAGAGCTCGGCGAAGCCGTTGCCGCGCAGGAGCACGCCGCGCAGCGCGTCGATGAAGTAGCGCGCGGGCACGACGTTCGAGATCACCTGGAGCGGCAGCGGCATGTTCTCGATCGGGAAGAGGAACCCCGAGAGCAACATCGAGGGGAGCATCGAGCTCATCGTGGCGACCTGGGTCGCGACCATCTGGTTCTGGGTGACGACGCTGATCAGCAGGCCCTGGCCGAGCATGCCGACGAGGAAGAGCAGCGCGCACACGCCGAGCGCGACGGGATCGCCGCGCATCGGGACGTCGAAGATCCACGCGCCCGATGCGAGCACGAGCAGCACCGCGATCGCGCCGAGCCCGAGGTAGGGCAGCAGCTTGCCGACGACGATCTCGAGGCGCGACACCGGCGTCGCGAAGAGCTGCTGCATCGAGCCGCGCTCCCACTCGCGCGCGACCGTGAGCGCGGTGAGCAGCACCGCGACGATCGCGAGCACGTACGCGGCGAGGCCGGGGACGAGGTAGAGGGCGGAGCGCGCCTGCGGGTTGAACCAGGTGATGACGCGGGTGTCGATCGGTGGCGTAGCGCGCGCGCCACGTGCCGCGAGATCACCGCCGATCACCGCGACCAGCGCGTCGACCTTCGCGAGCACGTTGGTCGCGGTGCTGTTGTCGGCGCCGTCGACGAGGAGCTGGAGCTCGGTGGCGCGGCCCGCACCGAGATCGTCGGCGAACCCGCGCGGGATGATCAGCGCGGCCGCGGCGTCGCCGGTGACGAAGAGGTGCTCGGCCTCGTCGGGATCGGAGACGCGCGCGACCTCGATCAGCTCGCCGCTCGCGATCATGCGGCGCACCAGCTCGCGCGAGGCGGCGGTGCCGTCCTGATCGACGACGACCAGTGGGATGTCGTCGAGATCGAAGCTCACGCCGAACCCGAAGAGCACGAGCATCACGACCGGCATCCCGAGCGCGAGGTAGAGCGTGCGCACGTCGCGCAGGACGTGGAGCACCTCCTTGTGCGCGATCGCGAGGACGCGGGTGAGCGTCCGGTTCACGCGCTCGCTCCTCGGATTCGATTCTCGGTGCCCGCATCGGCGGCGGCGAGGAAGACGTCCTCGAGCGTTGGCGTGATGCGCTCGATCGAGCGGATCGTCGCGCCGCTCGACGCGAGGATCGCGCGCAGCTCTTCGACGACGGCCGCGTCGTCGCTCGCGCGCGCGGCGTCGATGCGCACGTGGAGGCCGGTGCCGAAGCCGTCGGCGCCGATCACGCCTTCGTGGGCGCGCAGCGCGGGGAGCGCGCGGGAGAGCAGCGTGCCCTCGACGCGCAACATCGTGCCGGGGACGAGATCGCGCTTGAGCGCGGCGGGCGTGTCGAGCGCGACGAGCTTGCCCGCGACCATCAGGCCGATGCGCGCGCAGTACTCGGCCTCGTCCATGTAGTGCGTGGTGACGAACACCGTCGTGCCCTCGCGCGCGAGGCCGCGGATGAGCGTCCAGAAGTCGCGGCGCGAGCTGGGATCGACGCCCGCGGTGGGCTCGTCGAGGAAGACGATGCCCGGGCGATGGAGGAGCGCGGAGCCGAGCGCGAGGCGCTGGCGCAGACCGCCGGGCAGCGAGCCGGTGAGGTCGTCCTGGTGGGCGCGCATGCCGACGTGATCGAGGACCTCGTCGATGCGGGCGCGGAGCGCCTTGCCGCTCGCGCCGTAGATG is a window encoding:
- a CDS encoding ABC transporter permease; translation: MLAALRAVVTKEVCQTLRDKRMMVLLIAAPVLQLVIFGNAVSFEIDRVPTVVVDHDRSAASRTFVQRLLADRTLELAGEALTADEAARALVTGRAAAAVVIEQDFARRIARGVQGEPAAVQVIVDGTNPNKSSVAANAASRFSQVAAREAIGERLARLGASAPRFTPPPTLEARVLYNPRLRTPVYMVPGIMAMLLLVVTTIITAMGLARERESGTLEQVLVTPVRPPVLIAGKMLPFAAIGLFDFGLAMAVGAYAFDMPIRGSLVLLSGVTLLYLVATLSAGLLISTISRTQQQAFMGGFLFMLPAALLSGIMTPIHAMPSWLQPLTLVNPLRHYAIAMRAVLLRGAGPEDVLPEILALAAIGGTLAALAATRFRKTLG
- a CDS encoding S8 family serine peptidase translates to MRARLAVAVALVLMSGTARAQPPRLMRALDAPRYPRQPLLSASDAAGAPLAWSRHGTLGEGATICVIDTGVDARHRDLRDAEGHTRIRWLVDLESSTPTGDHAELEARHGVAIHASTRIDAALAAGTPLPGDRHGHGTAIASIAAGDDSDGDEPGPLAGVAPRASLIVVRALRADAAGFEDDDVARGAELCFALAEDPSRTVALLALGGHDGTHDGDEPLSRALTAIAREGHALIVAAGNDGDRAIHATGRALPGAPARIGVHVPTPRTDGEHWVAIVVRGARDVSWIAPNGASLRARDGELAMTAHAGGYLLLDARDPDAVRAVIGGGGTNAVLHAGDYQLVVTGRDAPFDAWIVDAHLGPTLGTPALEGLHVVPGESVTIPATSPELIAVGASIARARHGELSLEARDDGSAAFSARGPSATGQARPDVIAPGGFFAAALSSDLEPDDPWNLIGGSRPVLDRRRVDETHLVIEGSSAAAAVVAGAYALALSTAPADLARDRALLTTTADATDAWTDTRGAGVLRLDRWLDARLAPDVARTIDPARSAVSLTRTIALPRATDVHAIVRVIDVAGEQVHGGELVLRANGRVLARAAIAHGRADAAFTIDAPAGEHLVIEGEANGVAIGASTIEVRVDESPRGVAVPRGGMQCAIGTTRDGSLVWIVIALALLARRR
- a CDS encoding poly(A) polymerase, whose amino-acid sequence is MDSSNPEPDPRADLASDDASNEAAAGERDANGSSSVTNGVPRARRSRSRRPPPPAAEPVAEAAEPAKKKRTRRKKPVEEIADAPAEAAEVAEAAPEAPRPAERRRRSRRPPPIAAAEPDAIEAAPSEPEIVAAEVALLVETAVVEIEAPEPDVAPSEIAQTELAPSERAELFAYGDPDAVTEADLAIVRELRAADRATRQRERDRDRRDRPRDRDPRSAPTRVPELPPLPTTGPKPTIHRRAFPSEHLDEDALKVLRRLHRNGFRAYLVGGCVRDLLLGRKAKDFDVATSARPHEVKQLFRNCRIIGRRFRLAHILFGGGKVIETATFRRDPTAAADEDTFVAEAEEAREAIESGELDVPTVLRPAMKARDDDADLLIRNDNVFGEPHEDALRRDFTINGLFYDVERGEVIDYVGGLRDLERRAINTIGLPDVRFREDPVRILRAIKFSARLDLGIDPDCYDAMVAQREELLKAAKPRLLEEILRLLRGGAAHRSIWLAWEMGVLSVVLPELASFLDDDAPRSKLLWGRLDAIDAAVRNKRVPSDSVLLGALLLGPIEEAIEGAKDPSVAYEDFMHEVTESLAVPRRMKERMRAIIGSQRRLRAGRHAPLTRRDFFEEAVQLFELEHAARGQKMPDLHAEAAHPEGDGETVMKRRRRRRARR
- a CDS encoding ABC transporter permease, which encodes MNRTLTRVLAIAHKEVLHVLRDVRTLYLALGMPVVMLVLFGFGVSFDLDDIPLVVVDQDGTAASRELVRRMIASGELIEVARVSDPDEAEHLFVTGDAAAALIIPRGFADDLGAGRATELQLLVDGADNSTATNVLAKVDALVAVIGGDLAARGARATPPIDTRVITWFNPQARSALYLVPGLAAYVLAIVAVLLTALTVAREWERGSMQQLFATPVSRLEIVVGKLLPYLGLGAIAVLLVLASGAWIFDVPMRGDPVALGVCALLFLVGMLGQGLLISVVTQNQMVATQVATMSSMLPSMLLSGFLFPIENMPLPLQVISNVVPARYFIDALRGVLLRGNGFAELWGDVLALAIFATVVLAIATRRFKREIA
- a CDS encoding ABC transporter ATP-binding protein; this encodes MTDHAITVRHLAKHFGAFKAVDDVSFHVERGEIFGYLGANGAGKSTTIRMLCGLLSPTAGTAIVAGADVAREPEKVKRGIGYMSQKFSLYLDLTVRDNLEFFGGIYGASGKALRARIDEVLDHVGMRAHQDDLTGSLPGGLRQRLALGSALLHRPGIVFLDEPTAGVDPSSRRDFWTLIRGLAREGTTVFVTTHYMDEAEYCARIGLMVAGKLVALDTPAALKRDLVPGTMLRVEGTLLSRALPALRAHEGVIGADGFGTGLHVRIDAARASDDAAVVEELRAILASSGATIRSIERITPTLEDVFLAAADAGTENRIRGASA